The following coding sequences lie in one Halorhabdus rudnickae genomic window:
- a CDS encoding CDC48 family AAA ATPase, whose protein sequence is MKLTVKPLKQAQAGRSLAAVDRAAMDELGVENGDYVVLEGREGRAVARVWPGYPEDTGDGIVRIDGQLRQEANVGIDDHVSVEPADVNPARSVTVALPQNLRVQGDVGPMLKKNLSGQAITQGQTVPVNFGLGPLSSMRGQRIPLKVAETDPSGTVVVTDQTEIEVSQMPAEQIVGETETEGRETPDVTYEDIGGLEEELEQVREMIELPMRHPELFKQLGIEPPKGVLLHGPPGTGKTLMAKAVANEIDAFFTTISGPEIMSKYYGESEEQLRDMFDEAEENAPAIVFIDEIDSIAPKRDDTSGDVERRVVAQLLSLMDGLEERGDVIVIGATNRLDALDPALRRGGRFDREIEIGVPDKRGRKEILQVHTRGMPLNEEIDIDEYAERTHGFVGADIEQLAKESAMSALRRIRPDIDLEKDEIPAEILESLEITEDDFASALRGIEPSALREVFVEVPDVSWEDVGGLEDTNERLRETIQWPLEYPQVFEQMDMESAKGVLLYGPPGTGKTLLAKAVANEAQSNFISVKGPELLNKYVGESEKGVREVFSKARENAPTVVFFDEIDSIAGERGANMGDSGVGERVVSQLLTELDGLEDLEDVVVIATTNRPDLIDAALLRPGRLDRHIHVPVPDEEARRKILEVHTRDKPLAESVDLDDLARRTDGYVGADLEAVAREAAMAATREFINSVDPEEVDDSVGNVLIDESHFEAAFEEVGPSVDEETREQYEEIEQRFDKREGELDEPEVGKTFQ, encoded by the coding sequence ATGAAACTCACTGTCAAACCACTCAAGCAGGCCCAAGCCGGTCGCAGTCTGGCCGCGGTCGATCGCGCGGCGATGGACGAGTTGGGCGTCGAGAACGGTGACTACGTGGTTCTGGAGGGACGCGAGGGCCGGGCCGTTGCCCGCGTCTGGCCGGGCTATCCCGAGGACACGGGTGACGGAATCGTCCGGATTGACGGGCAACTCCGCCAGGAGGCCAACGTTGGTATCGATGACCATGTCTCGGTCGAACCCGCAGATGTCAACCCCGCTCGGTCGGTGACGGTTGCCCTCCCCCAGAACCTCCGGGTACAGGGCGACGTGGGGCCGATGCTCAAGAAGAACCTGAGCGGCCAGGCCATCACGCAGGGCCAGACCGTCCCGGTAAACTTCGGGCTGGGACCGCTGTCCTCGATGCGGGGCCAGCGCATTCCGCTGAAAGTCGCCGAGACCGACCCCTCGGGTACGGTCGTCGTCACGGACCAGACCGAGATCGAGGTGAGCCAGATGCCCGCCGAGCAGATCGTCGGCGAGACCGAGACGGAGGGTCGGGAGACGCCGGACGTGACCTACGAGGACATCGGTGGCCTCGAGGAGGAGTTAGAGCAGGTCCGGGAGATGATCGAGTTGCCGATGCGCCACCCCGAGCTGTTCAAACAGCTGGGCATCGAGCCGCCGAAAGGCGTCCTCCTGCACGGTCCGCCAGGGACCGGCAAGACGCTGATGGCCAAGGCCGTCGCCAACGAGATCGACGCGTTCTTCACGACGATCTCGGGGCCGGAGATCATGTCGAAGTACTACGGCGAGAGCGAAGAGCAACTGCGGGACATGTTCGACGAGGCCGAAGAGAACGCCCCTGCTATCGTCTTTATCGACGAGATAGACTCCATCGCACCCAAGCGTGACGACACCAGCGGCGACGTCGAACGCCGCGTCGTCGCCCAACTGCTTAGCCTGATGGACGGCCTCGAAGAACGGGGCGACGTGATCGTCATCGGCGCGACCAACCGGCTGGATGCGCTCGATCCCGCCCTGCGTCGGGGCGGTCGCTTCGACCGCGAGATCGAGATCGGCGTCCCGGACAAGCGTGGTCGCAAGGAGATCCTGCAGGTCCACACCCGCGGGATGCCCCTGAACGAGGAGATCGACATCGACGAGTACGCCGAGCGCACCCACGGGTTCGTCGGCGCGGACATCGAACAGCTCGCAAAGGAGAGCGCGATGAGTGCGCTGCGACGCATCCGTCCGGACATCGACCTCGAGAAAGACGAGATCCCGGCCGAAATCCTCGAATCCTTAGAGATCACCGAGGACGACTTCGCGAGCGCGTTGCGGGGCATCGAGCCCTCCGCGCTCCGGGAGGTCTTCGTCGAGGTGCCCGACGTCAGCTGGGAGGACGTCGGCGGACTCGAAGACACCAACGAGCGCCTCCGGGAAACCATCCAGTGGCCCCTGGAGTACCCGCAGGTCTTCGAGCAGATGGACATGGAGTCCGCCAAGGGCGTCCTGCTTTACGGGCCGCCGGGGACCGGCAAGACGCTGCTGGCGAAGGCCGTCGCTAACGAGGCCCAGAGCAACTTCATCTCCGTGAAGGGGCCCGAACTGCTAAACAAGTACGTCGGTGAGTCCGAGAAGGGCGTCCGCGAAGTGTTCAGCAAGGCCCGTGAGAACGCCCCGACCGTGGTGTTCTTCGACGAGATCGACTCCATCGCCGGGGAACGGGGGGCAAACATGGGCGACTCGGGCGTCGGCGAGCGCGTCGTCTCCCAGTTGCTGACGGAACTCGACGGACTCGAGGACTTAGAGGATGTCGTCGTGATCGCCACGACCAACCGGCCGGACCTCATCGACGCCGCGCTCCTGCGTCCGGGACGGCTCGACCGCCACATCCACGTGCCCGTCCCCGACGAGGAGGCCCGTCGGAAGATCCTCGAGGTTCACACCCGTGACAAACCACTGGCCGAGTCCGTGGATCTGGACGACCTCGCGCGGCGCACGGACGGCTACGTCGGTGCCGATCTGGAGGCCGTCGCCCGCGAGGCTGCGATGGCTGCCACGCGAGAGTTCATCAACAGCGTCGATCCCGAGGAGGTCGACGATAGCGTCGGGAACGTCCTCATCGACGAGAGTCACTTCGAGGCCGCCTTCGAGGAGGTCGGCCCGAGCGTCGACGAGGAGACCCGCGAACAGTACGAGGAGATCGAACAGCGCTTCGACAAACGCGAGGGTGAACTCGACGAACCCGAGGTCGGCAAGACCTTCCAGTAG
- a CDS encoding BCCT family transporter: MSDSAEEPTAGSEPTTRERLFHADLEKEPGDDNVRRWGIDVHPVVFPFSLAFIAVFVALTIGFGDDAATAYKTVFDAVTANFGWFYVLSVNVFITTLVAFGLSKYGEIRLGGPDAEPEFSTFAWLAMLFSAGMGIGLLFFGVAEPMYHFLSGGGSFFDVPPGSPAAAQSATALSMFHWGLHPWAIYGVVGLGLAFFAFNRGLPLSIRSVFYPLLGERIYGWPGHVVDLAAVLATVFGLATTVGLGALQIHAGANFLATNYFGATIPTATWVTIAIIAAIIGATSLSVLAGLEGGIKRLSTVNVILMSVLLAFMFVAGPTVYLLDVLNSGVGAYLGNFLELSFYAEAFAGADAGWQHEWTIFYWGFWIAWAPFVGMFIARISKGRTIRQFVAGVLLVPTLFSLVWMAAFNGSALFVELNVHSGAILDPLQEHGRAVALFELLSYYPLTLAASILVTANLITFIVTSADSGALVTSYLAAGGKQDTVTRQRVLWPVLIGGTSAALLVGNGLDALQTAVIAAGLPFGAIMVVMVYTIYLGLRREVEIHQSTAYQDARRDRSDARSAGHDPSLNDGHDDE; this comes from the coding sequence GTGAGCGATTCGGCCGAAGAGCCGACAGCAGGGAGCGAGCCGACGACCCGGGAGCGACTATTTCACGCCGACCTTGAGAAGGAGCCCGGCGACGACAACGTCCGTCGATGGGGCATCGACGTTCATCCGGTCGTGTTCCCCTTCTCTTTGGCATTCATCGCGGTCTTCGTCGCCCTCACGATCGGGTTCGGCGACGATGCAGCCACTGCCTACAAGACCGTCTTCGACGCTGTCACCGCGAACTTCGGTTGGTTTTACGTGCTGTCGGTCAACGTCTTCATCACCACGCTGGTCGCCTTCGGGCTGAGCAAGTACGGAGAGATCAGACTCGGTGGCCCCGACGCCGAACCCGAGTTCTCCACGTTCGCCTGGCTGGCAATGCTGTTCAGTGCCGGCATGGGGATCGGGCTCCTGTTTTTCGGCGTCGCCGAACCAATGTACCACTTCCTTTCGGGCGGGGGGTCGTTTTTCGACGTTCCACCGGGCTCACCAGCTGCGGCCCAGTCGGCGACCGCGCTGTCGATGTTTCACTGGGGGTTACACCCATGGGCGATTTACGGCGTGGTCGGACTCGGACTGGCCTTCTTTGCGTTCAATCGTGGGCTCCCGCTTTCGATTCGGTCGGTATTTTACCCGCTGCTGGGTGAGCGTATTTACGGGTGGCCGGGCCACGTCGTCGACCTTGCGGCAGTCCTCGCGACAGTGTTCGGGCTGGCGACGACTGTTGGACTCGGCGCGCTGCAGATCCATGCGGGAGCGAACTTTCTAGCCACGAACTACTTCGGGGCCACGATTCCCACCGCGACGTGGGTCACAATCGCGATCATTGCCGCGATTATCGGGGCGACCTCCCTCTCCGTCCTGGCTGGTCTCGAAGGCGGTATCAAACGGCTGTCCACGGTGAACGTGATACTAATGAGTGTGCTGTTAGCGTTCATGTTCGTCGCCGGGCCGACCGTATACCTGCTCGACGTGCTCAACAGCGGGGTCGGTGCCTATCTGGGGAATTTCCTCGAATTGAGCTTCTACGCCGAGGCCTTCGCCGGGGCCGATGCCGGCTGGCAACACGAATGGACGATATTCTACTGGGGCTTTTGGATCGCCTGGGCTCCGTTCGTGGGGATGTTCATCGCGCGGATTTCGAAGGGCCGGACGATCCGGCAGTTCGTCGCCGGTGTGTTACTCGTCCCGACGCTGTTCTCGCTCGTCTGGATGGCGGCGTTCAACGGGTCCGCACTCTTCGTCGAGCTGAACGTCCACAGTGGCGCGATCCTCGATCCGCTCCAGGAACACGGACGAGCCGTCGCATTGTTCGAGTTGCTATCGTATTATCCACTCACCCTCGCGGCGAGTATCCTGGTCACTGCGAATCTGATTACCTTTATCGTCACATCCGCCGATTCGGGGGCACTGGTGACGAGCTATCTGGCCGCCGGAGGGAAGCAAGATACTGTCACGCGACAGCGGGTATTATGGCCGGTCCTGATCGGCGGAACGTCTGCGGCGTTACTCGTGGGAAATGGACTAGACGCGCTCCAGACGGCAGTAATTGCGGCCGGGCTTCCGTTTGGGGCGATCATGGTGGTGATGGTCTATACGATCTATCTCGGCCTGCGTCGCGAAGTTGAGATCCACCAATCAACAGCCTACCAAGACGCGAGAAGGGACCGATCAGACGCGCGATCCGCTGGCCACGATCCGTCTCTGAACGACGGTCATGATGACGAATGA
- a CDS encoding DUF2064 domain-containing protein has translation MATVVIRADRPVEGAPLADLAAATPLTEDEAATLYRRALGDVVEIAETSGAAVLVTHPEDAQQQVRDAVEPALDDPDAVRFERQVGSTPAARLGNTVTHLLEEEGESSVGVLEPTAVLVDRSTIDQAAMTLRRHDVVVGPATAGGIYYAGFTDTIDFTDGYRPPMVETIVEGAVEAGLSADVLAPMPTLATPADLRSTLPILRARRAAGLAVPERTSDYLDELGLRTVETEEEGGMEIVRE, from the coding sequence ATGGCTACAGTCGTGATTCGGGCCGACCGGCCAGTCGAGGGAGCCCCACTCGCCGACCTCGCGGCGGCGACGCCACTGACCGAGGACGAAGCGGCGACACTCTACCGGCGAGCACTGGGTGACGTCGTCGAGATCGCCGAGACCAGCGGTGCCGCGGTGCTGGTCACGCATCCCGAGGATGCCCAGCAGCAAGTCAGGGACGCGGTCGAGCCGGCACTGGATGACCCCGACGCGGTGCGTTTCGAACGCCAGGTGGGGTCGACGCCCGCGGCCAGGCTGGGAAACACAGTGACTCACCTACTTGAAGAGGAGGGCGAGTCATCGGTCGGCGTCCTGGAACCGACGGCGGTGCTAGTCGACCGGAGTACGATCGACCAGGCGGCGATGACCCTCCGGCGACACGACGTGGTCGTCGGTCCCGCGACGGCCGGCGGGATCTACTATGCCGGGTTCACCGACACGATCGACTTCACGGACGGCTATCGACCCCCGATGGTCGAGACGATTGTCGAGGGGGCCGTCGAGGCCGGATTGTCGGCTGACGTCCTGGCCCCCATGCCGACGCTCGCGACCCCGGCGGACCTCCGCTCGACGCTGCCGATTCTCCGGGCGCGCCGGGCGGCCGGGCTGGCGGTTCCGGAACGCACGAGTGACTATCTGGACGAACTCGGGCTCCGGACCGTCGAAACGGAAGAAGAGGGTGGGATGGAGATCGTTCGCGAGTGA
- a CDS encoding uracil-DNA glycosylase: MSADGPDPRNPYDMDEACRNCPALVETREQVVHGYGDVAADVVVLGTEPTAGADRTGVPFTGDETGEAIQELLGGLGFSESAPESAEPALENVYLTYVTRCRHPDREATDEERRSCEGYRTAELRMINPELIVAVGQGALDALAFEYTTRSVEDLDVTAEHATTIRGRGFEILPTLPPNVATDDQWRAFREHFASELDRDYRQTKGQRRK, from the coding sequence ATGAGCGCAGACGGACCGGATCCACGGAACCCCTACGATATGGACGAGGCGTGCCGGAATTGCCCGGCGCTCGTCGAGACACGCGAGCAGGTCGTCCACGGCTACGGTGACGTCGCGGCGGACGTGGTCGTCCTCGGCACGGAACCGACGGCGGGCGCTGACCGCACGGGCGTCCCCTTCACGGGCGACGAGACCGGCGAAGCTATCCAGGAACTGCTCGGCGGACTGGGATTCAGCGAGTCCGCGCCCGAAAGTGCCGAGCCCGCCCTCGAAAACGTCTACCTGACCTACGTCACCCGGTGTCGTCATCCGGATCGCGAGGCGACCGACGAAGAGCGGCGCAGCTGCGAGGGTTACCGGACCGCTGAGCTACGGATGATCAACCCCGAGTTGATCGTCGCCGTCGGCCAGGGGGCGCTGGACGCGCTGGCCTTCGAGTACACGACCCGAAGCGTCGAGGACCTCGACGTGACCGCCGAACACGCGACGACGATCCGGGGTCGCGGATTCGAGATTCTGCCCACCCTCCCGCCGAACGTAGCGACCGACGACCAGTGGCGGGCCTTCCGCGAACACTTCGCGAGCGAACTCGACCGGGATTACCGACAGACGAAAGGCCAGCGTCGGAAATAA
- the aroC gene encoding chorismate synthase produces MNGNSFGRLFQVTTFGESHGEAMGCTVSGVPAGVELSEGEIQHDLDRRKPGQSMITTSRDEPDAVSIKSGLQDGYTTGTPIGMVIQNKDSRSGKYEPFVTAPRPSHGDFTYSAKFGTRNWGGGGRSSARETVSWVAAGAIAKQVLAQSEYDVQIKAHVNQIGDVKAPEVTFEEMLEHTEENDVRCAHPETAEEMREVAEQYQQEGDSIGGSVYFECRGIPRGLGAPRFDSVPSRLGQLIYSIPAVNDFEYGVGRDARTMRGTEYNEDWEFDSEGDLTPVGNDHGGIQGGITTGDPIYGEVTWHPPVSIPAEQETVDWETGERKEIQVVGRHDPVLPPRAVPVVESLLYCTVLDFMLLGGRLNPDRLDDRPGEYDTDYHPSSPVNDPDDAATQAETIDDE; encoded by the coding sequence ATGAACGGCAACAGCTTCGGCCGCCTGTTTCAGGTGACGACTTTCGGGGAGAGTCACGGCGAGGCGATGGGATGTACCGTCTCGGGCGTGCCCGCTGGCGTCGAGTTGAGTGAAGGCGAAATCCAGCACGACCTCGACCGGCGCAAGCCCGGCCAGTCGATGATCACCACCTCGCGGGACGAGCCGGATGCCGTCTCGATCAAGTCCGGCCTGCAGGACGGCTACACGACGGGCACACCGATCGGGATGGTCATCCAGAACAAGGATTCGCGCTCGGGCAAGTACGAACCGTTCGTCACGGCACCCCGTCCCAGTCACGGCGATTTCACCTACTCGGCCAAATTCGGCACGCGCAACTGGGGCGGCGGCGGGCGCTCCTCGGCGCGGGAAACCGTCAGCTGGGTGGCTGCGGGTGCCATCGCCAAGCAGGTCTTAGCACAGAGCGAGTACGATGTCCAGATCAAGGCCCACGTCAACCAGATTGGCGATGTGAAGGCGCCCGAAGTCACTTTCGAGGAGATGCTCGAACACACCGAAGAGAACGACGTCCGGTGTGCCCACCCTGAGACCGCCGAGGAGATGCGCGAGGTCGCCGAGCAGTACCAGCAAGAGGGTGACTCCATCGGTGGCTCGGTCTACTTCGAGTGCAGAGGGATTCCGCGAGGGTTGGGTGCGCCCCGGTTTGACTCCGTTCCCTCGCGACTGGGCCAGCTCATCTACTCGATTCCGGCTGTCAACGACTTCGAGTACGGCGTCGGCCGGGACGCCCGGACGATGCGCGGGACGGAGTACAACGAGGACTGGGAATTTGATTCTGAGGGAGATCTCACCCCAGTCGGCAACGACCATGGCGGCATCCAGGGTGGGATCACCACCGGCGATCCCATCTACGGCGAGGTTACCTGGCATCCGCCGGTGTCCATTCCCGCCGAACAGGAGACCGTCGACTGGGAAACGGGCGAACGCAAGGAGATCCAAGTCGTCGGTCGCCACGACCCGGTTCTTCCGCCGCGTGCGGTCCCTGTCGTCGAGTCGCTGCTGTACTGTACCGTGCTTGACTTCATGCTACTCGGTGGGCGGCTCAATCCCGACCGGCTGGACGACCGGCCCGGCGAGTACGACACCGACTACCACCCATCGAGTCCGGTCAACGACCCCGACGACGCCGCGACGCAGGCCGAGACAATCGACGACGAGTAA
- a CDS encoding CBS domain-containing protein: protein MLVEDLMSTDVVTVGSAASLREAVGQLLEYGVGSVVVLSDEGNPVGIVTESDALRAGYTTERPFAEIPVSKLAHHPVVTTQPSTTIQSVATKMGDNDVKKVPVMDGLELVGIITLTDIVRHLSAIRVEAGEVATSPDEWDLD, encoded by the coding sequence ATGCTCGTCGAGGATCTGATGTCGACCGACGTCGTGACGGTCGGGAGCGCCGCCTCGCTACGGGAGGCCGTCGGCCAGTTGCTCGAATACGGCGTCGGCTCGGTGGTCGTGCTCAGCGACGAGGGCAACCCGGTCGGAATCGTCACCGAGTCCGACGCGCTCCGGGCGGGCTATACCACCGAGCGGCCGTTCGCCGAGATCCCCGTCAGTAAACTCGCCCATCACCCCGTCGTGACGACCCAACCGTCGACGACGATCCAGTCGGTCGCCACGAAGATGGGAGACAACGACGTGAAGAAAGTCCCCGTCATGGACGGGCTGGAACTCGTCGGGATCATCACGCTGACCGACATCGTCCGGCACCTCTCGGCCATCCGCGTCGAGGCCGGCGAAGTGGCGACGTCACCCGACGAGTGGGACTTGGATTGA
- a CDS encoding branched-chain amino acid transaminase gives MSFDDMDVGTIWMDGEFVDWDDAQVHVLTHGLHYGTGVFEGVRCYDTENGPAIFRWEEHLDRFYQSAKPYEMEIPFDREELTEATIELIDREDLPSCYIRPIAFYGYDMLGLDPGDAPVKVSIAVWPWGAYLGEEALVDGVDVAISSWRKYASSQIPTNAKTTGTYVNSVLASQEADSNGYTEAILLNKDGQVAEGPGENLFLVRDDEIYTPGLAESNLDGITRRTVIDLAEELGYTVHDEATISRGELYTADELFFSGTAAEVTPIKSVDDVEVGPGTKGPVTDEIQETFFDVVESGDREAWFTYV, from the coding sequence ATGAGTTTCGACGACATGGACGTCGGGACGATCTGGATGGACGGCGAATTCGTCGACTGGGACGACGCCCAGGTGCACGTCCTCACGCACGGCCTGCACTATGGGACGGGCGTCTTCGAGGGCGTTCGGTGTTACGACACCGAAAACGGCCCGGCGATCTTTCGGTGGGAGGAACACCTCGACCGGTTCTATCAGTCAGCCAAACCCTACGAGATGGAGATCCCCTTCGACCGCGAAGAACTCACCGAGGCGACGATCGAACTGATCGACCGGGAGGACCTGCCCTCGTGTTACATCCGTCCGATTGCCTTCTACGGCTACGACATGCTTGGACTGGATCCCGGCGACGCACCAGTCAAGGTGTCGATCGCGGTCTGGCCGTGGGGGGCCTACCTCGGCGAAGAGGCCTTGGTGGATGGTGTCGACGTGGCGATCTCCTCCTGGCGGAAGTACGCCTCCAGCCAGATCCCGACCAACGCCAAGACCACCGGCACGTACGTCAACAGCGTCCTGGCAAGCCAGGAAGCTGACAGCAACGGCTACACCGAGGCGATCCTCCTCAACAAGGACGGCCAAGTGGCCGAGGGTCCCGGCGAGAACCTCTTTCTCGTGCGTGATGACGAGATTTACACACCAGGCCTCGCGGAGTCGAACCTCGACGGTATCACCCGCCGCACCGTGATCGATCTCGCGGAGGAACTGGGCTATACGGTTCACGACGAGGCGACGATCTCGCGTGGGGAACTCTACACGGCAGACGAACTGTTCTTCTCGGGGACGGCAGCGGAGGTGACGCCGATCAAGAGCGTCGACGACGTCGAGGTCGGTCCCGGCACGAAGGGGCCAGTCACCGACGAGATTCAGGAAACGTTCTTCGACGTCGTGGAGTCGGGCGACCGAGAGGCGTGGTTCACGTACGTGTGA
- a CDS encoding DUF120 domain-containing protein, with protein MVELPGEDIGYAELATLKLLALAGAVDGDAKITGSGLASKLDASTQTASRRLQRLEDTDLVAREIVSDGQWVRITDDGERLLQEEYAEYQRIFEHGIGVTLSGSVESGMGEGRHYVSLSGYHSQFVEKLGYEPFPGTFNLDLDDRSARARARMNALDPVEIEGWEDGDRTYGPAYCYPITLESDTATYEGAHVVSPERTHYDDAELEIIAPDQLRTELGVADGNAVTVHVHER; from the coding sequence ATGGTCGAACTCCCGGGCGAGGACATCGGGTACGCCGAACTGGCGACGCTGAAACTCCTGGCGCTGGCTGGCGCGGTCGACGGCGACGCCAAGATCACGGGTTCCGGCCTCGCGTCGAAACTCGACGCTTCCACCCAGACCGCCTCGCGTCGCCTCCAGCGTCTGGAGGACACCGACCTGGTCGCCCGGGAGATCGTCAGCGACGGCCAGTGGGTCCGGATCACCGACGACGGCGAACGCCTCCTCCAAGAGGAGTACGCCGAGTACCAGCGGATTTTCGAGCACGGGATCGGCGTCACGCTGTCGGGGTCGGTCGAGAGCGGCATGGGCGAGGGTCGCCACTACGTCTCGTTGTCGGGCTATCACAGCCAGTTCGTCGAAAAACTTGGGTATGAACCCTTCCCCGGGACCTTCAACCTCGATCTGGACGACCGGAGTGCCCGCGCCCGGGCGCGGATGAACGCACTCGATCCGGTCGAGATCGAGGGCTGGGAAGACGGCGACCGGACCTACGGCCCGGCGTACTGCTACCCAATCACCCTCGAAAGCGATACCGCGACCTACGAAGGTGCCCACGTCGTCTCGCCCGAGCGGACCCATTACGACGACGCCGAACTGGAGATCATCGCCCCCGATCAACTCAGGACGGAACTCGGCGTTGCGGACGGCAATGCCGTGACGGTCCACGTTCACGAGCGGTGA
- a CDS encoding PAS domain S-box protein: protein MSDIGGPEEHNHGGDHDWHRRLLANSPDITTVLDTDGTVTYVSSAVKQILGYSPEDLTGDRAEDYVHPDDRSDVSAMFEGQSGEPGDPAIVQARVRRADASWCWLESRIQRHLQDDVIEGSLVTSRPVSERNEREAELTTTKERMTMALEGANLGIWDWDMETDEVSRDELLTDMLGYTRSEMGDRLSDWAELVHPDGKQRHDEALAEHVTERTPYYQCEYRLRTKSGDWKWVRTMGKVVQRADDGTPLRAVGIHQDIDDRKRAELTLREEREMFTQGPAVVFKWTDIEGWPIEYVSENVEDVFGYTPAKLQSGNVQFADLVHEADRDRLREEVAGQRSRENDRISPSPYRITTANGDIRWVLEHSKRLQIDGQDSYRLGYLVDITERKQRERELAARERKYRNLFEDTRDALTVFDRDGYIDCNERTLELFGIESVEAFLERAPWELAPPTQPDGTGSRESALEHIETAFEDGEAFFEWTHQRADGTEFPAEVKLSWFEYEGEPALHALVRDITERKDYEQRIEAQRDNLDVLNRVLRHDIRNDLQLVTSYAELIAEESDDESIQDHIETVLENAEHAVELTRTAREMADVMLSAEDDIENIDLDSVLTDELKAVRAAYPHAVFTVESSMPAKPVRASSMLSSVFRNLLKNAVQHNDKAVPEVTISATTREERVVVRIADNGPGIPAEQRDAIFGKGETGLESSGTGIGLYLVETLVDSYGGSVRVEDNDPDGAVFVVELPTVR, encoded by the coding sequence ATGTCAGATATCGGAGGTCCGGAAGAACACAATCACGGTGGGGACCACGACTGGCATCGCCGACTCCTGGCGAACTCACCCGATATAACGACGGTCCTGGACACAGACGGGACGGTGACGTACGTTAGCTCTGCAGTCAAGCAGATACTCGGATACAGTCCCGAAGACCTGACGGGAGATCGCGCTGAGGACTACGTCCATCCTGACGATCGAAGCGACGTTTCCGCGATGTTCGAGGGGCAGTCTGGTGAACCGGGCGACCCCGCGATCGTCCAAGCCCGGGTTCGGCGGGCCGACGCGTCCTGGTGTTGGCTCGAATCGAGGATACAGCGTCATCTACAGGACGACGTGATCGAAGGGTCCCTTGTCACCAGTCGACCGGTCTCGGAGCGCAACGAACGGGAAGCGGAACTGACTACCACGAAAGAGCGTATGACAATGGCACTGGAGGGTGCCAATCTCGGGATCTGGGACTGGGATATGGAGACTGACGAGGTCTCCCGTGACGAGTTACTCACGGACATGCTCGGGTACACCCGGTCGGAAATGGGGGATCGCCTTTCTGACTGGGCGGAACTCGTCCACCCGGACGGGAAGCAACGACACGATGAGGCACTGGCCGAGCACGTCACAGAACGGACTCCGTACTACCAGTGTGAGTACCGCCTGCGAACGAAGTCGGGCGACTGGAAGTGGGTGCGAACGATGGGCAAGGTAGTCCAGCGGGCCGACGACGGGACGCCCTTGCGGGCCGTCGGTATCCATCAGGACATCGACGACAGAAAGCGGGCCGAGTTGACGCTCAGAGAGGAGCGGGAGATGTTCACACAGGGCCCTGCCGTCGTCTTCAAGTGGACCGACATCGAGGGATGGCCGATCGAGTACGTCTCGGAGAACGTCGAGGACGTGTTCGGATACACGCCCGCGAAACTCCAGTCGGGCAACGTTCAGTTCGCCGATCTCGTTCACGAAGCCGACCGTGACCGACTCCGCGAGGAAGTCGCCGGGCAGCGATCCAGAGAGAACGACCGTATCAGTCCCAGTCCCTACCGGATTACGACCGCAAACGGAGACATTCGATGGGTGCTGGAGCATAGCAAGCGACTACAAATCGATGGCCAGGACAGCTACCGACTCGGCTATCTCGTCGATATCACGGAACGCAAACAGCGTGAACGTGAACTCGCGGCGCGCGAACGGAAGTACCGCAACCTCTTCGAGGACACCCGCGACGCGCTCACGGTCTTCGATCGAGACGGCTACATCGACTGCAACGAACGCACCCTCGAATTGTTCGGCATCGAGTCGGTCGAGGCGTTCCTCGAACGAGCGCCCTGGGAGTTAGCTCCACCGACACAGCCCGATGGAACAGGGTCGCGCGAGTCGGCGCTGGAACACATCGAAACGGCCTTCGAAGACGGGGAAGCGTTCTTCGAGTGGACGCATCAGCGGGCCGACGGTACGGAGTTCCCCGCCGAGGTGAAACTCAGCTGGTTCGAGTACGAAGGCGAGCCCGCACTCCATGCACTGGTCCGGGACATCACCGAACGCAAGGACTACGAACAGCGGATCGAAGCCCAGCGCGACAACCTCGACGTACTCAATCGAGTGTTGCGTCACGACATTCGGAACGATCTGCAGTTAGTCACGTCCTACGCCGAACTGATCGCCGAGGAATCCGACGACGAATCGATTCAGGACCACATCGAGACGGTACTGGAAAACGCCGAACATGCGGTCGAACTCACGCGGACGGCCCGAGAGATGGCCGACGTGATGCTCTCGGCGGAAGATGACATTGAGAACATCGACTTGGATAGCGTTCTCACGGACGAACTCAAAGCGGTCCGCGCGGCGTATCCCCACGCTGTGTTCACCGTCGAGTCGAGCATGCCAGCCAAACCTGTCCGGGCCAGCAGTATGCTCTCATCTGTCTTCCGGAACCTCTTGAAGAACGCAGTCCAGCACAATGACAAAGCCGTCCCAGAAGTCACCATCTCGGCGACGACTCGGGAGGAGAGAGTCGTCGTTCGCATTGCGGACAACGGTCCCGGAATCCCGGCCGAACAGCGAGACGCCATCTTCGGCAAGGGTGAGACCGGTCTGGAGAGTTCGGGGACCGGGATCGGGTTGTATCTGGTCGAAACGTTGGTCGATAGCTACGGTGGCTCGGTCCGAGTCGAGGACAACGACCCCGACGGCGCCGTATTCGTCGTAGAGTTACCGACCGTTCGCTGA